The Primulina huaijiensis isolate GDHJ02 chromosome 17, ASM1229523v2, whole genome shotgun sequence genome window below encodes:
- the LOC140962618 gene encoding uncharacterized protein: MVLPLLVVRSSGSHVSSLIPPRRVIDREGREAHDEQRVSPSRPPPDLQAQMLAGITQFFAQFARNNADVDRKTRPDAVYERFRKMGPKDFWGKTDPMVVEGWIKSIEMVFTFMELQDADRVRCPTYLLKDDARLCWEGASVSVNLQTLTWEGFKKVLYSKYFPDKCDCSVAEFVRKFEQGCPFVPLIANDPREKLRHFMDGLWPILRRDVRIAGPLTYVVAALQRQFQQPAKKPFQGSNKGERQHQPQKKVAQKSEYPVCPKCSRKREGEWMIYIAGVATNALIDFGATHSFISDGFVKFLRDKPTKMVLPMPEFDIILGMDWLSKNGVSIDFQRKSMRVRLLGEEEFVFESSNSMPRMISYLQARKLMLRGYQAFLASIISAPVTTSQTVADVPVVRDFPDVFPDDVAGIPPDHQVEFSIDLMSGTMPISKAPYILVLVEMKELK, translated from the exons ATGGTTTTGCCACTACTGGTTGTGAGAAGCTCAGGAAGTCACgtctcaagtct TATACCTCCTAGACGTGTGATCGACCGTGAGGGCCGTGAGGCTCATGATGAGCAGAGAGTTTCCCCTTCACGTCCACCACCAGACCTtcaggctcagatgcttgcgGGCATTACTCAATTCTTTGCGCAGTTTGCGAGGAACAATGCTGATGTGGATAGGAAGACGAGGCCAGATGCTGTATATGAGCGTTTTCGTAAGATGGGCCCTAAGGATTTTTGGGGTAAGACTGATCCTATGGTGGtcgagggatggattaagtccatagaGATGGTCTTTACctttatggagctgcaggatgctgATAGAGTTAGGTGCCCCACTTACTTGTTGAAAGATGATGCTCGACTATGTTGGGAAGGAGCATCTGTGTCGGTGAATCTACAGACTCTGACTTGGGAAGGCTTCAAGAAGGTATTATATTCCAAGTACTTCCCTGATAAG TGTGACTGCAGTGTGGCGGAGTTCGTGAGGAAATTCGAGCAAGGGTGTCCCTTcgtgcccctgatagctaatgacCCAAGGGAGAAATtgaggcacttcatggatggattatggccgatcttgcgccgtgatgttcgTATAGCTGGTCCTCTTACTTATGTCGTTGCA GCGCTTCAGCGACAGTTTCAGCAGCCAGCTAAGAAACCATTTCAAGGGTCTAACAAGGGCGAAAGACAGCATCAACCACAGAAGAAGGTTGCTCAGAAGTCTGAATATCCGGTGTGCCCAAAGTGCAGCCGCAAGCGTGAAGGAGAGT GGATGATCTATATAGCGGGAGTAGCAACAAATGCTCTAATAGATTTCGGGGCTACTCATTCATTTATATCGGATGGCTTTGTGAAATTTTTGAGAGACAAGCCCACTAAGATGG TATTGCCAATGcccgagtttgacatcattctaggaatggattggttgtcGAAGAATGGAGTGTCAATCGATTTCCAACGAAAATCAATGAGGGTCAGACTATTAGGTGAAGAGGAGTTCGTATTTGAGTCAAGCAACAGCATGCCGCGGATGATATCATATCTTCAGGCAAGGAAGCTTATGCTTAGGGGCTATCAGGCATTCTTAGCGAGCATTATTTCTGCCCCTGTTACTACCAGTCAAACAGTAGCAGACGTCCCAGTTGTTAGAGATTTTCCTGATGTGTTTCCTGATGACGTTGCGGGTATCCCACCTGATCACCAGGTGGAgttctctattgatcttatgtCAGGTACtatgccaatctccaaggcaccgtatATATTAGTGCTCGTAGAGATGAAGGAGCTCAAATAG